GGGTGATCTCTGTAATCGGGCAGGGATATCCGAAAGAATTTTCCACAATGGTTCAGCTGGCTTTTGAAGGAAAAGTGAAGGAAGCCTATGAAATCCATAATAAATTGGTAGAGATCACAAGACTGATTTTTGCAGAAGGAAACCCTTGCGGAATTAAGGTAATTCTTACAGAAAAAGGAATTATTAAAAATTATTTAAGACTTCCTTTGGTACCTGCTTCAGAAGGACTTTATGCAAAAATTAAAGCTGAAATGGCAAAAATTTAATTAGCAAGTCAATTGTGAATATTATTTCGCAAGTGAATCGTCAATCTTAAAATGAAACTTTGACCATTCACCATTGACATCAATAATATCAAAGGTGAAAAGTTCCGGCTTTTCACTTTTTTTTAATCATAAAATGTAAAATAATGAAATTAACAGAAGCAACGGAAAAGGACATTCCACTGATACAGGATTTGGCCAGAAGATCATGGGAAAGTGCTTATGCGGGAATTATTTCCCGGGAACAGATAGAATATATGTTGGAGAACATGTATTCAGAAGAAGAAATTTCAAATCATCTTCAGAATCCCGATTATCATTATTACCTGATTTCTGATGAAGGAAATAATTCTTTTGAAGGCTTTATAGGATATGAAAATAATTATGAAACAGGAACCACAAAACTTCATCGTATCTATCTGGTTCCGGAAAGTAAAGGAAAAGGATTTGGAAAGGAAGCACTGAGCTTTTTAAAAGATAAAGTTTTTGAAAGTGGCAATAACAGAATTATTCTGAATGTGAATAAAGAAAATTCTGCCAAAAAATTCTATGAATCCCAGGGGTATAGAGTATATAATGAAGTGGTTCTGGATATAGGTGGAAATTTTGTTATGGATGATTATTTAATGGAATATGTATTTCACAAATGATTGACTTAAAATTCTGTAACATTTAATTTTAATTCTATAACAGGTGATGTTTCTTTTTACTTCATCTTTGTATCAGAACCAAATCACTTTCAATAATACATTCATATGCTTGGTTTTGAGCTTTTATAGCTTTTTATCAGTATATTTTTTTCATCCTTAGTGTTTAAATTCCTGTATTCAATATGCAGGAGTTTTTTGTTTTTATATATTATGTTTAAAAAAATAACATCTATTTCACTTTTGAATGAAATAAATTGTTATATTTACTTCGAAATTCAACACACTTATACCAGGATGAAAATGTATGTAAAATTTGATTTCAATGCTCTCTGCAAGAAAGTATTGGATGAAAAGCTAAAGGAGCACGGGCTGAAATACCGCCTGCTGAACTTTGGTGAGGTAGAGTTCTATGAACCCATTACCCAGGAACAGCATAATCTTTTTAAGCAAAATCTTAAAGATTACGGAATAGAGATTATTGAAAGTCAGAAAACGGCTTTAGTACAGAAAATAAAAGATGCAATTGTAGAACTTGTTTTTTCTGAAAATGCCGTTCCCGTTAAGGCATCTATCTATATCGCAGAGAAACTGAACCACAGTTATGGGTATCTTTCCAATCTTTTTTCAGAGGTTGCATTTACATCTATAGAAAATTTCATTATTCTTCAGAAAATAGAATATGCCAAAGAGCTGATCCTGAATAATAAACAGAGTCTGACTGAAATTGCCCATAAACTAAATTATTCCAGTGTGGCTCACCTGAGTACCCAGTTCAAAAATACCACAGGAATTACACCCTCCCAGTTTCAGAAGATTATTACAAAAAGAAGGAAAAGCCAAAGCATTATCTTAAACTCAAAAATGCTCTATGAATAAAGAATATCTGAATGTAATAGCAGCAGATGATGACGAGGATAATATTATATTCTTTAAAAATATTTTCAAAGATTTAAAGATAGGAGTGAAGTCCCAATGTTTCTCCAACGGGGAAGACCTTATGCACTATCTGAAGAGTTGCGGAGTAATTATTCCGGAAGTGGTTTTTATCAGATATGATATTCAGGGGAAAAACTCTATGGAATGCCTGGAAGAGATTAAGGCGGATCCCAAATTCAGCAACATTGTAATTGTGGTGTATGCTCACGAGATTTCTGAAACCGCAATAGAGGAAATTTTTGTAAACGGAGCCAATATTTTTATGAGAAAGCCTGAAACCTATGACGGCCTGAAAAAATCGCTTACAGAAATTATTACAATAAACTGGCAGTATCATTCTTCCGGACTGAATAAAGATAATTTCATTATGAAAGTATGATGAATAAAGATTTTATAAATTAAATTTTTATATAAAATTTTATATTTAATACATACTATTCACATAAAAGTGAAAATTGTATAATGAATGATTAAAATAATATAAGGAGGAATTCACGCAATATGAGCAATTTTGTAAACGTAAACATTGCAACACAAATTAGCTATACAAAAAAAGCAATAATGTGAAGAGCAGATTATTTCATTAGAATCAAGATATAAGTCACAATGTTAGTTTTAACAAAATGGATTATGTTATTTCCAGCTATAAAGCATAGAAGATCTTTAAACAAAACGGTACAATCATGAAAACTTAAGAAAGTTGGAGGGTATTATTCATTTCATTCCCACTTCCTTCAACCTGAACAGTTAGTTTTTATAATAAGTAAGTTGGAAAAATAATTCATTTTGTTTTTTTAATTTATTTTAATAGTCGGAGCTGAAAATTCAAATAATATATAAATATTTTCACACCCAATCACAAAATATTAGTTCTTGCTATTAAAATAAATTTTTTAGAATTTCGAAAAGTAATTTCTTCTAAATAACAGTTTTATAAGGGGGCCGCGGAAAGATTTTTCTTTTCGCGGTTTTTTTTATGAAATCTTACTCCATTTATTTTTTCCTTTATAATATTTCAGGTAATAATTTTTGATAATAAGATTTTCCGGTTTCATCAGATGCGGATCGGCTTCCAGGATTTTATCCACGGTATTTTTTGTCGTTTTAATGATGGCAGAATCATTCACAAGATCCAGCCTTTTAAAATCCACAACACCACTTTGCTGAGTTCCTAAAATATCTCCCGGCCCTCTGAGCTGCATATCCACCTCAGAAATCTTGAATCCGTCATTCGTTTCCGTCATTGTCTTGATACGGGTTCTGCTTTCCTTCGATAATTTATCGGAAGTCATAAGAATACAGTAGCTCTGCTCGGCACCTCTTCCTACACGGCCCCGCAGCTGATGGAGCTGGGAAAGCCCGAATCTTTCTGAACTTTCTATTACCATTACGGAAGCATTCGGAACATTTACGCCTACTTCAATCACGGTGGTAGCTACCATGATTTCCGCCTTTCCTGAGGCAAAATAATTCATGGCAATATCTTTTTCAGCAGGTTTCATTTTTCCGTGAAGCATGGTGACATTGTAATCGGAGAATGCATTCATAACATGATCTAGTCCCTCCATTAGATTTTTATAATCCAAAGTCTCGGACTCTTCAATCAGGGGATAAACAAAATAAACCTGTCTTCCTTTTCTGATCTCATCCCTGCAGAAATTATACACATAGGTTCTGTCTTTTTCACGTCTGTGAGCTGTAATGATAGGTTTTCTTCCCATCGGCATTTCATCAATAACAGAAACATCCAGGTCGGAATAAAAACTCATTGCCAATGTTCGTGGGATAGGAGTGGCGGTCATAACCAGAATATGTGGCGGAATTTTATTTTTAGCCCATAATTTTGCCCTTTGTGCTACACCAAACCGGTGCTGCTCATCAATAATAGCCAGTCCGAGGTTCTTAAATTTTACTTTATCTTCCAGAACGGCATGGGTTCCCACCAATATGGAAAGGGTTCCGTTTTCCAGTTCTTCGTGAATGATTTTTCTTTCAGCAGTTTTGCTAGAGCCTGTCAGAAGACGGACATTGATGCCTGTTTCTTTTAAAAGATCTTTAATTCCGTTATAATGCTGCTGGGCAAGGATTTCAGTTGGGGCCATCATACAGCTCTGAAAACCATTATCCATAGCGATCAGCATCGTAAGCAAAGCCACCATAGTTTTTCCTGACCCTACATCACCCTGAAGAAGCCTGTTCATCTGGATAGGTCTTTTCATATCCACACGGATCTCTTTCAAAACCCGTTTCTGAGCATTGGTAAGATCAAAAGGAATATGATGATTGTAAAAATCATTAAAATGGTCACCCACAATCGGAAACGGATTTCCTGGTGAATAGGTTTTGTGATGAAGCTTTTTTAGACCGAATCCAAGCTGGAAAAAGAAGGATTCCTCAAATTTCAGTCTGTTATCAGCTTTTTCAAAATGCTCCATGTCCTTTGGAAAATGAATATTCAAAAAAGTATGCTGTCTGGATAAAAACCTGAATGCTTTCATCATATAATCAGGGAAATTTTCCTCAATAAGATTGGGGATCTCCTTGCAGATATTTCTTAAAACATGCTGGAAAAATCTTTGATTAAGGCCTCTTTTAGTCAGCTTTTCGGAACTTGGATAGATGGGTTTCAGACGGGTTTCGTTCTCTTTGTTTTCCTCAGCTTCAATTTCCGGGTGCGGCATGGAAAACTGACGGTTAAAAACATTTACTTTTCCGAAAATATACACTTCACGGTTTACCGGAATCTGCTCTTTCAGCCATTTTGAATACTGAAACCATACCAGATCCATTGTTCCCGTATCATCATTGAATTTTGCAGAAAGCCTTTTTGTTTTTCCTGTCTGAATTTCCTGAACCTGTGTGATTCTTCCTTTAAGCTGTACCTCAATACTGCTTTCCTCGAGCTGTGAAACCTTATATACTTTATTTTTATCCAGGTAACGGATAGGGTAGAAGTTCAGAAGATCATCAACAGTGGATAAACCCAACACACTTTTGATGAGTTTGGCTCTGTCAGGACCAATGCCTTTTATATATTCTATGGAGGTTTCTAAAGTCATTTTAAAAATGAGCCCTAATTTCGGGAAAATAGGCTTAAGATTAAAATTTTTCTCTTAAATATTGACTGTAAAATCAAAAAAACGGCTTTCAAAAATTGAAAGCCGCCATATTATTTAATCTTTTATTTTAGATTTGAATTTTTTCTGATAATCTTCCCACTGTTCCCTGGAACGGATCTTTTTGAAAAAATCTTTTGAAATGAACTCTAAATAAGGTTCAAGTTCCTTTGCAGACAGTTCTCCTTGAAGAATAGTAATTGGGCCGCCGTTCTCATCCAGAAATACGGTACTTGGAACTGCTCCTACATTCATATATTGAGTGAATTCATGCAGGGAATTTCTTCCTTTTTTATGTTCGGTATTATCATTGGAAAATGTTCTTCCAAAAACATCAATAGGTTTTTTTTCTTCAGCATTGAATTTTACCGGATAATAATTTTCATTCAGGATCTGGGCAATGATTTCGTGACCATATGTTTTCTTATCCATAATTTTACATGGGCCGCACCAGTCTGCATAAAAATCGATCAGGATTTTCTTGGGATTTTCTTTTTGGGCTTTTAAAGCTTCTTCAATAGTCATCCATTTTACCTGGGCAAAACTGAAGTTTAGTAATAGTAAAAGTATTATGCTTATAATTTTTTTCATAATTTGATCTTTAAGTAAAAATAAGCATAATCCGGCTTACTTTATTTTACATCCTGCATTAATTTTTTCACAAACGGAGATATCAAAATTAATACCACACCGGCAATTACCGCATATAATCCCAATTGTTTATATCCATCAGTGTAAGTGATCAAAGCATCATAGTTGGTTGAACCTTCTTTTGCCGTAGCAAGTCCGGCTCCTATAATTCCTGCAACATACTGCCCATAAGCCGAAGCCAGGAACCACATTCCCATCATCATTCCCTGAAGGTTTTTGGTTGAAAGCTTTGTCATGATTGATAACCCGATAGGTGAAAGACAAAGCTCCCCGAGGGTAATGATTAATAATGCAAGGGTAAAAAAGTTCAGTGATGTTATTCCCTGAAGGTCTGCGAAAAGCCTGGTTGCAAATAAAACATAGTAACCAATTCCAAGGAAAATAAATCCTAACCCGAATTTAACGATGGTATTGGGCTCAATTTTTCTTTTATTCAGCCATATCCAAAGAAGCCCGATAAGTGGAGCAAGGAAAATAATGAAAAATGCTCCGCCTGAATTATTCACTCCGTTCGGGTCTAACCCGAAAAGATCTTTATTAAGGTTTTTAGCCGCGAAAATACTTAGTGAGCCGCCACTTTGCTCATAAATTCCCCAGAATAAAATAGAGAAAATAATGAAAACCAGAGCCGCCCAAAGTTTTTTACGTTCTGAAGGTGTTACTTTAGACATTTCATAGAACAGATAGATCAATGTCAAAGGCCCGATGGTCCACATAAAATAATCCGTATATTCTGTTTTGGCTACCATTGTCATAATAATAGGAACAAATACAAGAGATAATATATAAACACCGTATTCTTTCCATTTTGGCATTGGAGCAGATTTTACTTCGGCTAAAGGATGACCCGGCTGAAGACCAATGGTTCCCAATGTTCTTTGGGTAAAAATAAAGTTGATAAGGCTGATTACCATTACTATGGCAGCAAGCCCGAAAGCAATATTCCATCTCATTTCTTCCGGAATGGTATTGCCCAGGAATTCTCCTTTTCCGATAGCAATACATAGATATCCTCCCAGTAAAGCTCCCAGGTTGATTCCTGCATAAAAAAGAGAAAAACCGGCATCTGCACGTGAATCGTTGGGTTTGTAAAGCTGTCCGACCATAGATGAGATATTTGGTTTGAAGAACCCTGTTCCTACTACAGTAAATGCAATTCCTAAGAAAAAGAATTTATGCGGGTCGGCTGCCAGGATCAAACTTCCGGCGATCATCAGAAGTCCGCCCCAGAAGAGAGATTTTCTGAATCCGAGAATTTTGTCCGCGAAAAGTCCGCCCACAAAGGTAAAAGCATATACGAATGCTTGGGTGGCACCATACTGAAGGTTGGCTTCTTTTTCATGGAAATTAAGCTGTGAGATCATGAAGAAAACCAGCATTCCGCGCATTCCGTAGAAACAGAAACGTTCCCACATTTCAGAGAAAAACAGGCTCCAGATCTGCTTGGGATATTTTCCTTTGAAATTTTGTATTTCATCTAAAGTTAAGCTCATAATTGTATATGATTGATTTTAATTAAGGGTTGTTATTGTTATTTTGGTCCAGTTCAAAACGGATTCTGTCCTGGTCTATGATTTCTTTTAATTCTTCTTCTTTTGGAAGATAGAGAAGGTATTTACTGGCAAAAAGATTGTTTTTGTCGTTCAGGACAGAATATTTCACGATAGTTTCGTCTTTTTCCGAGCAAAGTAGAATTCCGATGGTGGGATTGTCTCCTTCACTTCGTTTCAGATCATCATACATCCTTACATACATATCGATCTGCCCGATGTCCTGATGGGAAAGTTCTCCGGTTTTAAGATCAATAATGACAAAGCATTTTAAGATATAATTGTAGAAAACCAAATCAATATAAAAATCGGAAGTGTCAGTAGAAATATGTTGCTGCCTGGCAACAAAGGCAAATCCTTTTCCAAACTCAAGCAAAAATTTCTGAATATGATCTATAATGGCTGTTTCAATTTCTTTTTCTGAAATTTTCTGATCTGATGTTAAGCCCAGGAATTCAAAAATATAGGGATCTTTTAAAATACTATGGATATTTTCTGCCGGAGATTTTTTATGTTCCAGAACTCTTTCGTAGGCTAGAGAATTGATTTGTCTTTTTAGGTCTCTGTAATTCCAATTATTTTGAATGGCTTCATTGATGTAATAATTTATTTTATCAGTATGATCAAGCCTTATAAGCAATCTGTAATGAGTCCAGCTCAATTCGTGACGCAATGCGTCACAAATTGGAAATACCTGATAAAAAGACCGCATATTTCTTAAATTACTCTCATCAAAACCTTTTCCAAATTCCAGAGAAAGTTTCTTGGAAAGATTTTTTAAGGTTTGCTTTCCGTACTCAGCCCGCTCTTTTCCTTGCTGTTCATCTTCTACAATAAGTTTTCCGATTTGCCAGTAAGTAAGCAGTAAAGTAGAATTCGCAATCCGAAACACTTTTTCGCGCGACTGCCTAATAATTTCCTTTACGGACTGAAATAAAGAATCTTCGGAAATTTCCATCATACGAAAATAAAAAAAACCTCTGACTTAGCAGAGGTTTTATACTATTTTATTGATGGGGTTATTTTACACCATGCATCATTTTCTTTAAGATAGGTGAAAGCAGTGCCAAAATAACGGATGCAATACCACAAAGAACTACGAAAACCATAAAGAATTCGAATAGGTTGTGGATCTCAAATCCTGCAAATGTAGGATTGTGCAATGGTAACTGGGCTTTTTCAAATGCTGCTGTCTGTTCAGCAGTTAATGTTACTTTTTTGTTTAAAACATCCTGAAGATTTACTCCAATTTCTTCCGCTTTTTTAAATTTATCACCTGTTGCAGGGATAAGTGCTCCCAATGATCCTGCCAGCGCATAGCCTGCCGCATTGGAAATAAAGAATACCCCATATAGTAATGAAGCGAATCTCTTTGGAGCAAGTTTACCAACCAATGATAAACCAATTGGAGATAAGCAAAGCTCACCACAAGTCTGGATGAAGTATAGAAGCATTAACCATTTGATGGCCAATAATCCTGAATTTCCAAGATCTTTTACATTGTGTGCAATGATGAAGTAAGAAAGTGCGATCAATGCCAATCCCATTGCCTGCTTGAAAGGTGATACCGGCTCTTTTCCTTTTGCTCTCAATTTGTCCCATGTTAAACTGAATGGAACTGCCAAAAGAACTACGAAAATACCATTGAAGATCTGAACCATTGAAGGTGGCATATTCCAACCGAAAATGTTTCTGTCTGTCTGGTTATCTGCGATGAATGTTAATGAAGAACCAGCCTGTTCGAATGCTGCCCAGAAGAAAATAATAAAGAAGGATACAATGTAAATTACCCAGATTCTTTGTCTTTCCACTTTATTTTCAGCAGAAGTCATGATGAGGAAGGCCAGGGAAATACCTGCAGCATAAATGAAAGGATAAATGATTCCTTTGATTAACTGCCCCATTTCCACAGAGTTAAATCCGAATTCTCCAACAAGCAAATACCTGAATGCGAAGAATAAAACCACGAAAATAAGTCCGGTAATACCTAGAGAAGCTCCGGTGAATTTTGCTGTCTGGGTTTCACCTTCTTCAAAATCTGCACTTGTATTGTTTTTGGGTAATCCACCGATAGGTCTTCCTTCCGGAGTTACCACATATTTATTTTTAAGGATAAAGAATGTTACCGTTCCAATGATCATAGCAATTGAAGCGGCTAAAAATCCCCATTTGAAAGCGAAAATATCTCTTACTCCTGTAGCAGCATCTTTCACGTCTCCAACGTATGGACAGATGAACTGGCCCAGGAATGCTCCAATGTTGATTCCCATATAGAAAATGGTGAAAGCAGAGTCTAATTTGGATTTTTCCTGCTTGGGATAAAGACTTCCCACCATTGATGAAATATTAGGTTTGAAAAATCCATTACCGAAAATGATAACGAATAAAGCTAACCACATAATCATTTTAGAGCTGCCTAAGTCTGCAGAGAAAGTAGAAGCACTGATAAAAAGCAAAAACTGGCCGATAGCCATTAAAGATCCACCGATTAAGATGGCATTTCTGTTTCCGATATATTTATCTGCAATGAAACCTCCCAAAAGAGGTGTTAAATAACATAAAGCCAAAAATCCACCATAGATGATTGCTGCGTCCGCTTCTTTTATCAATAAGGAATTTACCATGAAGAGCGTTAAAAGTGCTCTCATCCCATAAAAGTTGAAACGCTCCCACATTTCTGTTCCGAAAAGAACCCACAATCCTTTTGGATGCCTTGAATTCTTATTCTCTACAAGTTCATCCGGTTTCGGACTTAATGCTTCAATATTATCCATTCTATTGTTAATTTTTGTTAAGACTGACAAATATAGTTTTTTTTGGGTTTTTGGCAAGGTTTTAATTTTATATTTAAATAAAAAAGCTGCAGAACGAGTCCGCAGCTTGATATTCTTTATGATAAATAAGGATTAATGCCCTTTTTCTTTCATGATCCTGTTTAATCTTTTTAACATAGAAAGGCCTAAAAGTGTCGCAAATATTAACAAAGCAAAGTTAACAAGAAAGTAATTCATTTTATTGTCATAGCTGTACCATGTGCTTGCCAGGATT
Above is a genomic segment from Chryseobacterium shigense containing:
- a CDS encoding GNAT family N-acetyltransferase, with amino-acid sequence MKLTEATEKDIPLIQDLARRSWESAYAGIISREQIEYMLENMYSEEEISNHLQNPDYHYYLISDEGNNSFEGFIGYENNYETGTTKLHRIYLVPESKGKGFGKEALSFLKDKVFESGNNRIILNVNKENSAKKFYESQGYRVYNEVVLDIGGNFVMDDYLMEYVFHK
- a CDS encoding helix-turn-helix domain-containing protein → MKMYVKFDFNALCKKVLDEKLKEHGLKYRLLNFGEVEFYEPITQEQHNLFKQNLKDYGIEIIESQKTALVQKIKDAIVELVFSENAVPVKASIYIAEKLNHSYGYLSNLFSEVAFTSIENFIILQKIEYAKELILNNKQSLTEIAHKLNYSSVAHLSTQFKNTTGITPSQFQKIITKRRKSQSIILNSKMLYE
- a CDS encoding response regulator, which produces MNKEYLNVIAADDDEDNIIFFKNIFKDLKIGVKSQCFSNGEDLMHYLKSCGVIIPEVVFIRYDIQGKNSMECLEEIKADPKFSNIVIVVYAHEISETAIEEIFVNGANIFMRKPETYDGLKKSLTEIITINWQYHSSGLNKDNFIMKV
- the recG gene encoding ATP-dependent DNA helicase RecG yields the protein MTLETSIEYIKGIGPDRAKLIKSVLGLSTVDDLLNFYPIRYLDKNKVYKVSQLEESSIEVQLKGRITQVQEIQTGKTKRLSAKFNDDTGTMDLVWFQYSKWLKEQIPVNREVYIFGKVNVFNRQFSMPHPEIEAEENKENETRLKPIYPSSEKLTKRGLNQRFFQHVLRNICKEIPNLIEENFPDYMMKAFRFLSRQHTFLNIHFPKDMEHFEKADNRLKFEESFFFQLGFGLKKLHHKTYSPGNPFPIVGDHFNDFYNHHIPFDLTNAQKRVLKEIRVDMKRPIQMNRLLQGDVGSGKTMVALLTMLIAMDNGFQSCMMAPTEILAQQHYNGIKDLLKETGINVRLLTGSSKTAERKIIHEELENGTLSILVGTHAVLEDKVKFKNLGLAIIDEQHRFGVAQRAKLWAKNKIPPHILVMTATPIPRTLAMSFYSDLDVSVIDEMPMGRKPIITAHRREKDRTYVYNFCRDEIRKGRQVYFVYPLIEESETLDYKNLMEGLDHVMNAFSDYNVTMLHGKMKPAEKDIAMNYFASGKAEIMVATTVIEVGVNVPNASVMVIESSERFGLSQLHQLRGRVGRGAEQSYCILMTSDKLSKESRTRIKTMTETNDGFKISEVDMQLRGPGDILGTQQSGVVDFKRLDLVNDSAIIKTTKNTVDKILEADPHLMKPENLIIKNYYLKYYKGKNKWSKIS
- a CDS encoding thioredoxin family protein, yielding MKKIISIILLLLLNFSFAQVKWMTIEEALKAQKENPKKILIDFYADWCGPCKIMDKKTYGHEIIAQILNENYYPVKFNAEEKKPIDVFGRTFSNDNTEHKKGRNSLHEFTQYMNVGAVPSTVFLDENGGPITILQGELSAKELEPYLEFISKDFFKKIRSREQWEDYQKKFKSKIKD
- a CDS encoding peptide MFS transporter, with the protein product MSLTLDEIQNFKGKYPKQIWSLFFSEMWERFCFYGMRGMLVFFMISQLNFHEKEANLQYGATQAFVYAFTFVGGLFADKILGFRKSLFWGGLLMIAGSLILAADPHKFFFLGIAFTVVGTGFFKPNISSMVGQLYKPNDSRADAGFSLFYAGINLGALLGGYLCIAIGKGEFLGNTIPEEMRWNIAFGLAAIVMVISLINFIFTQRTLGTIGLQPGHPLAEVKSAPMPKWKEYGVYILSLVFVPIIMTMVAKTEYTDYFMWTIGPLTLIYLFYEMSKVTPSERKKLWAALVFIIFSILFWGIYEQSGGSLSIFAAKNLNKDLFGLDPNGVNNSGGAFFIIFLAPLIGLLWIWLNKRKIEPNTIVKFGLGFIFLGIGYYVLFATRLFADLQGITSLNFFTLALLIITLGELCLSPIGLSIMTKLSTKNLQGMMMGMWFLASAYGQYVAGIIGAGLATAKEGSTNYDALITYTDGYKQLGLYAVIAGVVLILISPFVKKLMQDVK
- a CDS encoding YhcG family protein encodes the protein MMEISEDSLFQSVKEIIRQSREKVFRIANSTLLLTYWQIGKLIVEDEQQGKERAEYGKQTLKNLSKKLSLEFGKGFDESNLRNMRSFYQVFPICDALRHELSWTHYRLLIRLDHTDKINYYINEAIQNNWNYRDLKRQINSLAYERVLEHKKSPAENIHSILKDPYIFEFLGLTSDQKISEKEIETAIIDHIQKFLLEFGKGFAFVARQQHISTDTSDFYIDLVFYNYILKCFVIIDLKTGELSHQDIGQIDMYVRMYDDLKRSEGDNPTIGILLCSEKDETIVKYSVLNDKNNLFASKYLLYLPKEEELKEIIDQDRIRFELDQNNNNNP
- a CDS encoding peptide MFS transporter, which encodes MDNIEALSPKPDELVENKNSRHPKGLWVLFGTEMWERFNFYGMRALLTLFMVNSLLIKEADAAIIYGGFLALCYLTPLLGGFIADKYIGNRNAILIGGSLMAIGQFLLFISASTFSADLGSSKMIMWLALFVIIFGNGFFKPNISSMVGSLYPKQEKSKLDSAFTIFYMGINIGAFLGQFICPYVGDVKDAATGVRDIFAFKWGFLAASIAMIIGTVTFFILKNKYVVTPEGRPIGGLPKNNTSADFEEGETQTAKFTGASLGITGLIFVVLFFAFRYLLVGEFGFNSVEMGQLIKGIIYPFIYAAGISLAFLIMTSAENKVERQRIWVIYIVSFFIIFFWAAFEQAGSSLTFIADNQTDRNIFGWNMPPSMVQIFNGIFVVLLAVPFSLTWDKLRAKGKEPVSPFKQAMGLALIALSYFIIAHNVKDLGNSGLLAIKWLMLLYFIQTCGELCLSPIGLSLVGKLAPKRFASLLYGVFFISNAAGYALAGSLGALIPATGDKFKKAEEIGVNLQDVLNKKVTLTAEQTAAFEKAQLPLHNPTFAGFEIHNLFEFFMVFVVLCGIASVILALLSPILKKMMHGVK